A segment of the Streptomyces sp. Tu 2975 genome:
CGGACACGGGCCTGTCGAGTTCGACGAGCGGCAACCGTGCGCCGGGGCGCGGGGTGAGGATGACCTGACGGTCACCGGAGCCGGAGGCGGCAATGGCCTCGACGGTCGCCATGCCCTCCCACAGGCGCTCCTCGATGCCGAGCTCGCTCACGCCCTGCGCGGCGATCATGCAGTGCTCGATCGGCTCGACCTCGTGCGAGCGGTGGCGGCGCAGGCCGACGTGGCCGGCGTCGTCGATGGCGTACTGGACGCGGGTGCGCCACTGCGGGACCTGGCCGGGCGGCAGCTTGTCGCCCTCGGCCGGCATGACGGTGCCGTCCCAGCCGGCCTCTTCGGGGGTCAGACCCGCGAGGCGCTGGAGCTGCTCGGCGATCACCTCGCCCTTGAGGCGGCGCTGGGCACCCGGCTTGGCGTGCTGCCAGTCGCAGCCACCGCACTTGCCCGGGCCGGCGTACGGGCAGGGCGCCTCGACCCGGTCCTTGGAGGGCTCGAGCACGCGCACCGCGTCCGCACGCAGGAAGCGGGAGCTCTCCTCGCCCTCGGTGACGCGGGCGACGACCTTCTCGCCGGGGAGCGTGTGCCGTACGAAGAGCACACGCCCTTCCTCGGTGCGGGCGATGCAGTGGCCGCCGTGCGCGACCGGGCCGACCTCGACCTCGTACTCCTGCCCGACCAGCGACGTCTCGGGTGCGTTCTGCATGGTGGGGTGACTCCAGAGATCAAAGGGGTGCGGCACTACGGGCGAAAGAACAACGACCGACCAGTCTACGTCCGCCGCGGAGTGCCTCACGCCTTGCCGCTCGGCTCCTTCGGCCGGCGGTCCACCGGACCGCGCCGCACGGAGCCCGGGGCGTTCCAGTCCTGACGCTTCCTGGCGCGCTGCTTCGCCGCCTCGGACGACGCCAGCTGGTACGGCACCGACGTCACCATCACGCCGGGCGTGAACAGCAGCCGGCCCTTGAGCCGCAGTGCGCTCTGGTTGTGCAGCACGTGCTCGTACCAGTGGCCGACCACGTACTCCGGGATGACCACGCTGACCACGTCGCGCGGGCTCTCGCGGCGCAGGCCCTTCACGTATTCGATGATGGGCCGGGTGATCTCGCGGTACGGCGAGTCGAGGACCTTCAGAGGCACGTTGATCCCGCGCCGCTCCCACTCGGCCTGCAGCTCCTTGGTCTCCGCCGGGTCGACGCTGATGCTGACCGCCTCGAGCCGGTCGAAGCGCATGGCCTTGGCGTAGGCGATGGCGCGCAGGGTGGGCCGGTGCACCTTGGAGACGAGCACGATCGCGTGGACGCGGGACGGGCGCACACTGTCGTCGCCCGGCTCCTCCGGTGCGGCGATCTCCTCGGCGACCCGGTCGTAGTGCTTACGGATCGCGCTCATGGTGCCGTAGAAGATCACCATGCCGAGCAGGGCCACCCAGGCGCCGTGGGTGAACTTGGTGGCGAGCACGACGACGAGCACGAGGCCAGTGAAGAAGGCGCCGAACGTGTTGATC
Coding sequences within it:
- a CDS encoding TRAM domain-containing protein, with the protein product MQNAPETSLVGQEYEVEVGPVAHGGHCIARTEEGRVLFVRHTLPGEKVVARVTEGEESSRFLRADAVRVLEPSKDRVEAPCPYAGPGKCGGCDWQHAKPGAQRRLKGEVIAEQLQRLAGLTPEEAGWDGTVMPAEGDKLPPGQVPQWRTRVQYAIDDAGHVGLRRHRSHEVEPIEHCMIAAQGVSELGIEERLWEGMATVEAIAASGSGDRQVILTPRPGARLPLVELDRPVSVLRVDEKDGGVHRVHGRAFVRERADERTHRVGNGGFWQVHPQAADTLMRAVMQGLLPRKGDMALDLYCGVGLFAGALADRVGDKGAVLGIETSKRAVEDARHNLQQFDRVRVEHGKVEAVLPRTGIDSVDLIVLDPPRAGAGKQTVRHLAGLGARRIAYVACDPAALARDLAYFAEAGYKPRTLRAFDLFPMTHHVECVAILEPATKGA